From the genome of Carassius auratus strain Wakin chromosome 29, ASM336829v1, whole genome shotgun sequence:
CATCCAATAGCTCGGCCTCCATAAGATTTGTTCTGGAGTGTATTGGTATACCCCTCCTGCCATCGGCCCGTGGCACAACCGCAGTCCTGCCAGCATCCATCACGGAAGCCTCCTGCCCAAGGTGCCGGAAAACCCAATTAGGGTGCCATGATGATTGCTGGAAGCCATCTGAATCATCTTGCATGCTATCTCTTAGCGTCAGGGGATTAGCAAGAGGGAGGCTGGAGGGTTTATTGTGTAAATATCCCAAACCACCATATCTCTCCTGGTAAGGAAGAGGACACGAAGGCCTGAATTCAGGGAAGGCTCCAGGTAGCATATCCTGTTCCTCCTGCCGCTGTCGCTGCTGCTCCCACTGGTTAGCCACCAGACTCTGGCGGCCTGGAAGTTTTGGGAGACGGGGGACTGAGCTGGGGCCAAACTCCCTCCGGCTGTAGGCAGTCTTCCCTTCGTCCGCTGCAGGACCCGTTGGCTGTAATTCCttccttctctttttcttcttctttcttttcatcaTTTCAGGAGAAATTTCTGCTTCAACCATCCAAAGTTTGTTCCTTTCCTCTGGAGGTGGAACTGTAgggaaaatgcattaaattattatagtaaattgtttattaatattactattgttgttgttaaattatACAGAACTGCTACTATTGGTCATCAGGTACAGTTAACAATTGATTATATATTCATCAATTATTATTTAAGAACTAGAGTACTAACCAGGTGTTCCGGTGGGCGTCACTGAGATATCCTGTGGTAAAATTGCCCCTCTTCTAGCTACCATCTTGGTCACATGTTGGGCCCACGCAGAAGACATTTCCATTGATGGCTCATTCAGGTCAAAGTTGATACCCGctgtgcaaagggttaaaaaatagAATTTTAGTTATTTGTGTCTAATATAGGGAGCAAAAACCCTTTCAAATGTGACTGATTGCCCTTTTAGCTTTGAGGCCATCTATGTGTTGAGAAAATGTTCTTAAGAATATAGAAGGAGGTGCTTACCTACAGGTCCTTCATGAGAAACAGTGTGCATGCTGAAGGACAGCTCTTTCTCTGGATCCTTCTGCAGTTCTTTTCGCTTTGAGAATGCCTTGGCAATCATTTTACTCTTCTTAATTCGTTTCGGCTCATCGTCACTTCTTCCAATGATTCTTAGATTGAGAAAAATAGTTATATAAATAGTTAATAATAGATTTGTATTACATTTGTATTATGTActacataaaatgtcataaaatatagcattattttaattgatcaaaaacgTGTATGTTTGTAACCTACCTGAACCAGGTGCGTTTCCAGATAAGGATGGTGGCTTTTGTCCAGACCCATGTGCTCATTGCAATGCCTGTACCGAACATGGAGAAGAGGTTGATCTTCTCCACCAGAAGACTAGGCCTGTTCTTGATGGCACACTCTGGGATCGGCTTGTTGGTCTGGTGAGCTATGGTGACATTAGCCTCACATCTGTATTAAAAACgagatttgttacatgacagtccAGGTAGCCCTCTACAGTATTACAACCATAACACAATCTATGGTAGATAAGTGAGCTCACATATCCCCCATTTCCATAAAATGTCTAGAAAAGCTAGATGGTAGAAGAAAAGACTCACAGGACATATTCCCTGAAGCTTTTTTCCCACTCAGCTTGGTTGAAAAAGTCATAGAAATGGCAGCCGAAAGTGATGAAAACAAAACCAAAGGCTAAGAATCCAAATATACCTGTGAAATTGAAAAATACATTGAATTTGCTCATTCTTAAGTAAATGAACAAGTTAAAGATTCACAGAATTTACTTTAAGAGTGAATAAtctcttaaaatattatttgcaaccaaactatattatatttagtGGATGTTTAATACGTGTAATGCATTGGTGGAGAATGTTTacctttatatattaatatactgtatttctatatttctactgtattaactatatatcataataaaatagCATGTTATTACAAAATCTGCAGTATTAGTACTTGTGCACCATTATTATTGACATTTCTATTGTCAGATGagtcttattttaaattttaaaaacttcagTAGTTGGGGGGGGATTTCATTTAGTTGTAAATAAAAGCTTTTCATGCTAAATAATTTGCAAAGATTTTAAAGAGCAATCCAAAACTTACCAAGCCTCAGCATGGTTTCATTGATTTTACTAGCAGCTTTTTCACTGAGCAGCCCCGGATGGTTACTTTTAATGGAAAACAATGTCATAACTCCTGGAAAACAAGATGATTGTATAAATCCATACTGTTAAAACCATCTCTTCATGCCATGAGCTACTGTCAAACAGAATGAAAATATCTCTCTCACCTCGTATCAGGAAATAACCGCCAACGACAAGGACCACCCCGATAGGAGCCAGAACAAACCCTGCACGGTATCTGTAGTTCTTATAGCCAACAAAGCAAATGCCGCTAACCGAATCTCCATCCACCTGTGGAATATTTCAGTGTCAACATAAACCGCTGTGAATATGCTGATATTAACtgtacaaacaaataataaaaaagcagacTCACCTCTGCAATGGCCAGTATAGCAACTGTCAGTATGAAAGGGATAGACCATGTGACCAGATGAAAATAGGATGTTTTTCCAGACAGAGGCTGATGGGTGGTGCCCAGGGCTTTAAACGACGAGTGCCAGGCATAAGTGAGCATAACAAACCAAATGACCCCAGACATTAGAGAATAATATACCATGACGAAGATAATCACGCATGACAGCGTCTCGGTGGATCTAGAGAAAAATAAGTCATGGAAAATCTGCATTATTCATActgaaaaagtattatttttttggtcCAAATAATTTTCTTGGCTATCAAATATTCCTGACAGTCTGTATTTGTAATATGCAGCATAACTCTAATTTACTATAATCCAAGGTGGATTTTCTACTGGCTTCACACTTACGATGGTTCTCCAAGCCGCATAGTGTCGTCGCTTTTGCACACAATCTCCTTGCGGGCTCCATCCATGAACTGAGCGAGCCATCCAATACTCCCGATAAAGAAACATGCGTTGATGTAAAAGAGGATCACAGCGGGGTAACGGTTGGAATTCTTCCAGTCGGCAAGAAACGTGGCCTGTGGGAAATTGTAAGCAGGAATAACATCTAAAATTAAAGACTGCAGCATAAACAACTTCCTGTCAGAAATACTGCGCACCAGGAAGTCAGCCAGTCTGAGACTATGAAATCCTGTCTTCACCGGTTCACCTACCAGCGTAAAGAAGGTACATAAGAGAGTGATGGAGCCGAAGATGGCAATGTAGTTATGCATGTTTGAGTGCTCCTCATCCGTGAACAGGGGATTGTTGCACTGGATCCCACAACCTTCCACGTCCTTGTACCAACTTGCCTGGATGTCGGTTTTGACCAAGGGAGCCTCACACTGTCCTGAAGTGTTGAATTTGATCTTCTGGACCTCATTCTGAAAGTCAAATTGGTCACATCGTGTGCAATCCAGACCAAACTTTTTGGGTGTATATGCAAATGGATGACTAACCTGGCAACCCTTAGGGAACTGCTCCTTGTTTTCACACTTGAGGAAGTTGGGCCAGCCCCTTTCCCGCTCCACAATACTGCAAGGTTTGCGTGTAGCTTGGCACAGGTGCTGGCTGGGCAGTTCGACCTTCCCATTCTCGCATTTTGGCATGTAAACAGCACACAACAACGGCTGAATGACGGCCCAACAGCGGGGAGCATTTCTCAACCCTGAGTGCAAGAGGTTGGGAGATTAGAGACTAATTATCTGGGAAAATAGTACCCAGTTCTCATtggctgtctggttaatgtcctcaaagtatgtaaaaaaaatatttatataattaaatcagATTAAAAAGTTAAACTACATCCAGTGGCTTTTTAAAGACTTTGCACagtagtagtatatatatatagaaaacggCACATGGGCAATGGACTTTCAGGAACAATACAAAAATCTTTGAGAATGATGTGTGAATGTGAGAGAAAGGAGGAGAATTGCTCATTATGGGGCTGTTGTGACAATTAAGAACATGATGGCATCAATAACTTacacaaaagtaatgtaaaactgtattttgtcatataataaataattaactttgattaatattaatgCCAAAATTATTAGggcaatataacatttattttattccagcCAATTTGCATGTGAATTGCATTGGAAACATAATGTATTCAGCAATATTCAACAatacaaaacatacaaacaaaaaaaaaacaatgattttattCAGGCTTACAGTAactaaaataatgtaattgtCTCTAAAGGGGAACATGcaaaaatactattaataattatacattacatAATGAAATAGAAACATACCAGACCACATGGCCAATTTCTCCAAGGCTTCCTCTTGAGTTTCTGAGTCTTCAGCCAGAATGAGAGACGTGTGCGTGTACGGCAAAGGTGAACCAAGGCACGTATTGTATTTTAGTACTTCACAAGTTGTCGGTTTTTTACAAAAGTCGCTGAATACCGTTTCATTTGGGTGCAAGATAACCGCCTGAGTGATTATAGAGGTTGTTGCCCAGATACAAAGCATCCAAAAGCCTCCAACAATGGAGCAGAGTCGCTTGGAGGACATCTTGGAGACCCAACAATGTCGCGATGTTTCATCAAAAGTTTCCAAATAAACTGTCGATCTCCACTTGTTCGCGATGCGCTTGACGGTTTCAAACCAAGTCAAAGTGTGGATATTTCCTAGATTCCCGATTCGACATGTTTcctctttaaaagaaatgtattttcttccGATTCCAAAGTTTTTTATGCCTCCTTTCTCTCTCACATACTGTTGAAAATCTCTTCATCGTACAAATGCGCTGCGTACAAGTTGTAAACAAAAGTTGCGTTTTAAATTCCAGCACAAAGTTTACCCCGGCTCCCTTTttcgttactttaaaaaagtttgAAGAAAAGAAATACTGTCCACCATCCCCCACTTTTGTGATGGAggaagaaatgttgccttgaaaaGTCTGGGACTGTAACTTGATCCCGGGGCTGCGCGCTCCGTCCCCCTTGAGCGCGCCCCCGCGTCCCCCAGTTTATTCAGTAGTAGTTTGCAGCAAAACCAGAGTGCAATAGATTTGTTCAAAACTTATCTGCTCATCGAACCACCTGAGATCCAGTGATCCTAAAATGTCTTTCACTCTCACaaggatcagttttttttttcaaactctgGTATGCACAAGGAgggggtgcacacacacacacatacacacacacacatacaaataacaAAATCTTCTGCTCCCATCCCATCCCCCTCATGCTGTGGAAAAGCAACCCATGCCAGCGTACAGAATATTTACATGCTTCACTCATACTTCCCCTCATGTCTTATCTTATGTATGTACCCTCTGCATTTTGATATTTGCCTTTATTTCTTCTACATGAGAAAAATgttctaattaaaaaatatataattacataattactaTATAGCTTTCGCTTCTTGATATTTTGGGGCAGTTTGCCTTTTCTGCATCataatataaaaagtcataattaaacCATATCAATGCCATATATTCATCTCATGTTTTATATCACAATTATTTGATTACACTATGTCATAATTTAACTTTTCATCTAAATATGACTTATCTCATAAGCAGGGCTGTCCTCAGCGGGTGCAATTGGTGCAACTGGGCCCCGTGCTTGAGGAGAGGAACAGGATGTTGGCAATTCATTGTACTGTATACACAAATGTaatgatggtaaaaaaaaaaaaaaaagtctacagtcATGTAATgaaaatgcacaatataaaatagcatgcaatatttaaaataatgcacagtaatgcaaaatatactttaatcAATATCACAGTGTCAATCGGAATAAAACCTTGTGGTGTCATGTTAACTCAGAAAACTGAACTGTTGTTTTGGTGAGACCTTTAGCACACTTTGAATCGTGTTTACAGTGATTGTGCTTCATGACTGAGTTTATCTCATTTAATCCTTTCAAATCTTATTCCCATGAGTACAGTGCTGTTGCCATGGAAACTAATTCTCAATGAAGGGGAATAAACTTTGAATAGTTTGGTGTATCACATTAAGACAGCAGCACTTGTTGGTGTCGATGTGGTTGGTAAGCTATGCTGTGTGTTCCCAACACAGGGGCTTCTTAAAAAGCCAGTCTAACAtgagtctgagagagagaggcacAGACCAGGGaccacacacaaatacactcaaGCTCTAAATGGGGCCTTGCCCAAAACATCTACCTCCctcactctctctacacacacacacacacacacacactcaagcgcacacacacacacacacagtctattgCTTTCCTATACATTGACATAAATTACATCTGCTGTGGTGTTAATAAAATTCATCATACATATCTATCTCcaaaaaatttttaaatttttttttgtcattctggctatttaataatatttacaaactAAAGGTGTCAGCCACTCTCTGTTTGGATTTCCAAATGGGTTCTGGATATAGGCataattgttttgttaaaataaaagataaatatttattaataataataataataatgagaatgaCAAATAgttatatattgaaaatatttttattaatttttaaaaaatttataaaaagggatgaataaaacacaacagaaacagtCAAATCCATTTATGTTTGTATCCATTGAGATCCACTTAATGAACATGATATTGTCCGAACGGAAGGAAGACACTCACCACTGTCTGAGTATAAACTGCAAAGTAAACACATCAGGTTTTGTTGATGACAGCCAAATGCCATGGAGTGAGTTATGTTTCTAATAAAACCAACGCTCTTTGAATGTTTTGTgcctattaaaaaatatattctttgaaataatacttaataatttgaTATGAAATAATCTGGAAATTAAGAAGCACACATGACTCTTTAGATTTGTTAGAGTGAAATGTCTTTAGGCAAATACATGgtgaataaaaacacttttatttctattattctattatttctcCTTTATTCTGTTATATCTACCAACACAAAGTTTGTTTCTAAAAATGTCCATACTGGAAATcaataaatatcacattaaaCTTGTTTGCACCAtcctgcaaaaaacaaaaaacaaaaaaaaaaaacacattctatcCTCATTAAATATCCCAAAATAGTTTTATTGACCTCTTGATCTTCAGTTTTTCTTACACAATTCCTACAAACATTCTGGTTTCTAAAATATCATACAAATGACCTTACATATGAAAATGTGTCTTGGTTGCCCGTTCTTCAGACCAGTTCTTCTTATTCAGAATTCAGTCCATGTCAGTCACTTGCAGGCAGCAACGAGTTCCCAAGCTTTCTATAAAACCGCTTTGAGTTTTGTTTCTCAACTGTTTCAGCTCCAGGGGTCTGAGCGATGCTGTTGGTTATAATTCTGTAGTTTAATCTGATCCTGGATTTGATTAATAAGGATCTGAGAGAGAATGATCCCAACCAACTGAAAAAGAGAATAGATCAAGCTGTTCAAACTAAATCTAAATTTAGATGCTTAAAGTAGCCAGTTTAAGATCGGACGAAATCTGAGGTCACCCACAATGACCTTTTATATTATTTAGATCGTGTAACATCATTTTAAGCAGATTGTCTTATTATTCCATGTCAAGAGGTACCTGTGGGATGGCCAAGGCCAAAGCGATGCCTCCCAATAGAAACAGGTTACTGTGGATCCAGTTCACCATTTTATCAATACAGCCATTGGTGTTAATGAAGGCACCAGCTGCGAGATATTCCAGCCGCTGCACTCCATGACCACACATGGTATTTATAACAGCctgacaaaacagaaaaaattaaAGTGGTATTAGGGGAAGggacatttaataaattaataatatatttataataaattatggcattattaattagatttaatatatgaattaataatttataacattatagtaaaatattattatttatttatttaatgattcaattacattttcagatatttaaatagattacatacatgataaaataaaaatgtgagaaTTTTCTCACCTCCTCTTTGGAGATCAGGCAGCAGGAGAAGGGCACAGAACAGCGCTCTGTGCTTGGGTTCTCTTTTGAACAGTTGAAGTACATGTTCTGAGACCAATCCAAGTAAGAGATCCCCCCACAGCAGttaaactgaacattttataaatgaaaaacaccATTAtcaactatttcacaatattatgatgtattatacatttatacataagcCTGACCTGTTTTTGGCCATAGTCAATGAGGTTCTGAAGATCTATATCATCCCTGTAATGCTTGATGGCGTTGTTAACCATTTTTGTTACTTTGCCAAGTGCCTGTAGAGGACAAATTGAATTGAAAAGTTGGTTTATTAAAATGATCAGGTGACAGACTGTAGAGGGCGCACAGTGACAACTAGAAATCCAGAAAGTTTGTGACTGCTCGTTTTGTTACAGCATGTCCAGACTCTTTACTTATGGCTGTCTATACAAAGCCTTCACAAAGACTGGGGGAATTAATAGTACACTAAAATACTataccagtgatcctcaaatctggcttgcgagagattagcaaactcatgcgtgtttaattagagtcggagctaaactctgcaggaaactggatctcgcgagccagatttgaggatccctgcactatactataaataaaacaaattatagaaTTAAATACGAATTTAGAATTAAAATTAGCATTGGTTACTTGAGTAAATACAACCCAAGTTCACATTAGCTCTACAAAATGAATAGAATTTGGCTTGTAGCATTGGTGTTAGCATACTGAATCATCTAATTCATGATGATTTTTACCTTGTCTGAGAAGACAAAACCCAGAACACCAGCCACTAGCTGCAGCAGAAAGATGATAGTCAAGATGATGCAGAACTGCAAGGGAATTAAAGGTTGCTATTAGGATTTGCTGTGTACTTCACATTTTCTATGTAAAATGCACCTTGTGTGATGCTGTTTGTAGTTTATCTCTACTGAGAGCCATTTCAGTCCTGACTAAAATTGTACCAGGACTGTTATAGCGGGTACATTCTAGATACTTTGCTGATTCAAAAACACAAATGACACATATGATCTGGAACGGTCCTGTCCTGATGTAACAATTCTGATCAGGCAGCTGGCTTTATTATTGACTTACTGTCTGCAGTAAGCATATGTTCTCCCTCAGAGAACCCACACAGCCGCAGAACGTGATGAAGAACATGAGAATGCCCACTATCATCAATAACAGAGCAGGATCCACCGTCAGACAGGCCAGCGCTGTCTCTGTAGAGTAACAAAAAAGACATA
Proteins encoded in this window:
- the LOC113047775 gene encoding tetraspanin-33-like, whose translation is MPRTKSDEYTFVSPAVKYLLFFFNMIFWVIALILISIGVYSRIVKHETALACLTVDPALLLMIVGILMFFITFCGCVGSLRENICLLQTFCIILTIIFLLQLVAGVLGFVFSDKALGKVTKMVNNAIKHYRDDIDLQNLIDYGQKQFNCCGGISYLDWSQNMYFNCSKENPSTERCSVPFSCCLISKEEAVINTMCGHGVQRLEYLAAGAFINTNGCIDKMVNWIHSNLFLLGGIALALAIPQLVGIILSQILINQIQDQIKLQNYNQQHRSDPWS
- the LOC113047772 gene encoding smoothened homolog, with protein sequence MSSKRLCSIVGGFWMLCIWATTSIITQAVILHPNETVFSDFCKKPTTCEVLKYNTCLGSPLPYTHTSLILAEDSETQEEALEKLAMWSGLRNAPRCWAVIQPLLCAVYMPKCENGKVELPSQHLCQATRKPCSIVERERGWPNFLKCENKEQFPKGCQNEVQKIKFNTSGQCEAPLVKTDIQASWYKDVEGCGIQCNNPLFTDEEHSNMHNYIAIFGSITLLCTFFTLATFLADWKNSNRYPAVILFYINACFFIGSIGWLAQFMDGARKEIVCKSDDTMRLGEPSSTETLSCVIIFVMVYYSLMSGVIWFVMLTYAWHSSFKALGTTHQPLSGKTSYFHLVTWSIPFILTVAILAIAEVDGDSVSGICFVGYKNYRYRAGFVLAPIGVVLVVGGYFLIRGVMTLFSIKSNHPGLLSEKAASKINETMLRLGIFGFLAFGFVFITFGCHFYDFFNQAEWEKSFREYVLCEANVTIAHQTNKPIPECAIKNRPSLLVEKINLFSMFGTGIAMSTWVWTKATILIWKRTWFRIIGRSDDEPKRIKKSKMIAKAFSKRKELQKDPEKELSFSMHTVSHEGPVAGINFDLNEPSMEMSSAWAQHVTKMVARRGAILPQDISVTPTGTPVPPPEERNKLWMVEAEISPEMMKRKKKKKRRKELQPTGPAADEGKTAYSRREFGPSSVPRLPKLPGRQSLVANQWEQQRQRQEEQDMLPGAFPEFRPSCPLPYQERYGGLGYLHNKPSSLPLANPLTLRDSMQDDSDGFQQSSWHPNWVFRHLGQEASVMDAGRTAVVPRADGRRGIPIHSRTNLMEAELLDADSDF